A window of the Egibacter rhizosphaerae genome harbors these coding sequences:
- a CDS encoding LysM peptidoglycan-binding domain-containing M23 family metallopeptidase — protein sequence MTGALLTAGAAPENHTVEPGETLEDIAQRHETTVSALRRANDLADPNRIVAGSTLSIPGATGGGAGSGGHHVVRPGESLAMIGSRYGVTARQLADWNGLASRHHVKAGQRLNVGGPAARNVASRGGGEHRVAPGQTLSGIAQRFGVGVDRLAEANGIADPDRILPGSTLAIPGGWHCPVRGSARWVNDFGIAKPGGRFHNGVDLYAARGTRVVAPVPGRVEHVRGERAGLQFRLHGVDGHVYIGTHLDSLAVSGRVETGQTLGTVGTTGNARGTSPHLHFEIHADGDQIINPYPSLRDACG from the coding sequence GTGACCGGCGCGCTGCTCACAGCTGGGGCCGCGCCCGAGAACCACACGGTCGAGCCCGGGGAGACCCTCGAGGACATCGCCCAGCGCCACGAGACCACGGTTTCGGCGCTCCGACGGGCGAACGACCTCGCCGACCCGAACCGCATCGTCGCCGGCTCCACCCTGAGCATCCCGGGAGCCACCGGTGGCGGGGCCGGATCCGGCGGCCACCATGTGGTCCGCCCCGGCGAGAGCCTCGCGATGATCGGCAGCCGCTACGGCGTCACCGCACGGCAGCTCGCGGACTGGAACGGCTTGGCGAGTCGGCACCACGTCAAGGCGGGTCAGCGCCTGAACGTGGGCGGCCCTGCCGCCCGCAACGTCGCCTCACGCGGGGGTGGCGAACACCGGGTCGCGCCAGGCCAGACCCTGTCGGGCATCGCCCAGCGTTTCGGGGTCGGCGTCGACCGGCTCGCGGAAGCCAACGGCATCGCCGACCCCGATCGGATCCTGCCGGGGAGCACCCTCGCCATCCCCGGCGGCTGGCACTGCCCCGTCCGGGGATCGGCGCGGTGGGTCAACGACTTCGGGATCGCCAAACCCGGCGGTCGCTTCCATAACGGGGTGGATCTGTACGCGGCCAGGGGCACTCGGGTGGTCGCCCCCGTCCCGGGCCGTGTCGAGCACGTGCGCGGGGAACGCGCCGGGCTGCAGTTCCGCCTGCACGGGGTCGACGGTCACGTCTACATCGGCACCCATCTCGACAGCCTCGCGGTCTCGGGGCGGGTGGAGACCGGCCAGACCCTCGGCACGGTCGGCACGACCGGCAACGCGCGAGGGACCTCACCGCACTTGCACTTCGAGATCCACGCGGACGGCGATCAGATCATCAATCCGTACCCGAGCCTGCGGGACGCGTGCGGTTGA
- a CDS encoding class I SAM-dependent methyltransferase translates to MTATASAALTVAEQAKPLLAHAAGYASHRTISLGLRTGLVEALAHEPDGLSPEGLARRLGLDGFYVAVWCRSALAAGVCERDGERYRLAPHVATLLLDMDSPAYIGGVFLVFEQHEMFDRFEAALPSGERLWWDDCGPEWIAGVAGTGTPFYTRLVGSGLGQVSGLDERLADGGRIVDTACGSGEGLLRLAEAYPTCEIVGVDGDAYSVSLARDRVAEAGLSERVSVHVSPLEDLVLDDPAALVVNNISMHECRDLDRTTERVLGTLEPGGWFVISDFPFPETDEGLASVPGRIMGGIQFFEAQIDDQLLPRSAYDELLSRHGFVDLGSTELTPVHALTWGRRA, encoded by the coding sequence ATGACCGCCACCGCGAGCGCCGCACTCACCGTCGCCGAGCAGGCCAAGCCCCTGCTCGCCCACGCCGCAGGCTACGCCAGCCACCGCACGATCAGCCTCGGCCTGCGCACCGGCCTCGTGGAGGCGTTGGCCCACGAACCTGACGGGCTCTCGCCCGAAGGACTCGCCCGCCGCCTCGGCCTGGACGGCTTCTACGTCGCCGTGTGGTGCCGCTCGGCGCTGGCTGCCGGCGTGTGCGAGCGGGACGGGGAGCGCTACCGTCTCGCCCCGCACGTAGCCACGCTCCTGCTCGACATGGACTCGCCCGCCTACATCGGCGGGGTCTTCCTGGTCTTCGAACAGCACGAGATGTTCGACCGCTTCGAGGCGGCCCTCCCGTCCGGGGAGCGGCTCTGGTGGGACGACTGCGGCCCGGAGTGGATCGCCGGGGTGGCCGGCACCGGCACTCCGTTCTACACGCGCCTCGTGGGCTCCGGGCTCGGGCAGGTCTCGGGCCTCGACGAGCGTCTGGCCGATGGCGGGCGCATCGTGGACACCGCGTGCGGGTCCGGTGAGGGTCTACTGCGCTTGGCCGAGGCCTACCCCACCTGTGAGATCGTCGGCGTCGACGGTGACGCGTACTCGGTGAGCCTGGCCCGCGACCGCGTGGCTGAGGCCGGCCTGTCCGAGCGCGTCTCGGTGCACGTCAGTCCGCTGGAGGACCTCGTCCTCGACGACCCCGCCGCGCTCGTGGTCAACAACATCTCGATGCACGAGTGCCGGGACCTCGACCGCACCACCGAGCGGGTGCTCGGGACCCTCGAGCCCGGTGGATGGTTCGTCATCAGCGACTTCCCCTTCCCCGAGACCGACGAGGGGTTGGCCAGCGTTCCCGGCCGGATCATGGGCGGCATCCAGTTCTTCGAGGCGCAGATCGACGATCAGCTGCTGCCGCGCAGCGCCTATGACGAGCTACTGTCGCGTCACGGATTCGTCGACCTCGGCTCGACCGAACTCACCCCCGTGCACGCTCTGACGTGGGGGCGCCGCGCGTGA
- a CDS encoding aldehyde dehydrogenase (NADP(+)) → MSTEGIEALTGANLVADRERAEGARFRGPDPRTGGEGPLAVAEATSGEVADAVAAAVEAAPVLAAWTPQRRAEVLRGLADALDADGEAIIAVADIETALGRARLSTELARTSNQLRLFADVVAEGRYLEATIDAPNPDVVPPRPDLRRQLVPLGPVAVFGASNFPLAFSVPGGDTASALAAGCPVVAKAHPSHPATCERTARALRAALTDAGAPPGSLSMVHGQGVEVGSALVEAPGIAAVGFTGSRAGGRALHDLAAQRDVPIPVYAEMSSLNPVFVTDGALAARGEEIADGFLQSMTMGTGQFCTKPGVLVLPDSAEGASFAERVAEQAGAHAGGPLLNGRIASALAEQLARTRAIDGVEVLAAGEVTERDGFAARPTVLRVPAERFLAEPDLAAEHFGPMAVLVTASPSEQITVAASLEGQLTATVHTEEDEADKITELVEELTRMAGRVVCNGYPTGVAVTHAMHHGGPYPATTNPLHTSVGSTAIRRFLRPVAYQTAPQALLPPALRDENPLDLPRLLDGAWTTAPVER, encoded by the coding sequence ATGAGTACCGAGGGGATCGAAGCGCTGACCGGGGCGAACCTGGTCGCTGACCGTGAGCGCGCCGAAGGAGCGCGCTTCCGCGGGCCGGACCCGCGCACCGGCGGGGAGGGTCCGCTGGCGGTGGCCGAGGCCACCAGCGGCGAGGTCGCCGACGCGGTCGCTGCGGCCGTGGAGGCCGCGCCGGTGCTGGCTGCCTGGACGCCGCAGCGGCGCGCTGAGGTCTTGCGAGGGCTAGCCGACGCGCTGGACGCCGACGGCGAGGCGATCATCGCCGTCGCCGATATCGAGACCGCCTTGGGGCGGGCTCGGCTGTCCACGGAGTTGGCGCGGACCAGCAACCAGCTACGCCTGTTCGCCGACGTGGTCGCGGAGGGTCGCTACCTGGAGGCGACGATCGACGCGCCCAACCCCGATGTGGTGCCCCCGAGACCGGATCTGCGCCGTCAGCTCGTGCCCCTGGGTCCGGTCGCGGTCTTCGGTGCGAGCAACTTCCCGTTGGCCTTCAGCGTGCCCGGTGGTGACACCGCCTCGGCGCTGGCGGCGGGCTGCCCCGTGGTGGCCAAGGCACACCCGTCCCACCCGGCGACATGCGAGCGGACCGCCCGGGCGCTGCGGGCGGCGCTGACGGACGCCGGCGCCCCGCCCGGCTCGCTGTCGATGGTCCACGGTCAAGGGGTCGAGGTCGGGTCGGCGCTGGTCGAGGCGCCGGGCATCGCCGCGGTGGGATTCACCGGCTCGCGGGCGGGGGGTCGGGCGCTGCACGATCTCGCGGCACAGCGTGATGTGCCGATCCCGGTCTACGCCGAGATGAGTTCGCTGAACCCCGTGTTCGTGACCGACGGTGCGCTGGCGGCCCGAGGCGAGGAGATCGCTGACGGCTTCCTGCAGTCGATGACCATGGGCACCGGGCAGTTCTGCACCAAGCCCGGGGTGCTGGTGCTGCCCGACAGCGCCGAGGGCGCCTCGTTCGCCGAGCGTGTTGCCGAGCAGGCCGGGGCGCATGCGGGTGGCCCACTGCTCAACGGGCGCATCGCGTCCGCGCTGGCCGAGCAGCTGGCGCGAACCCGAGCGATCGACGGCGTCGAGGTACTGGCAGCCGGTGAGGTCACCGAGCGCGATGGGTTCGCCGCCCGCCCGACCGTTCTGCGCGTCCCTGCCGAGCGCTTCCTGGCCGAACCGGATCTCGCCGCCGAGCACTTCGGACCGATGGCCGTGCTGGTCACTGCCTCACCCAGTGAGCAGATCACCGTCGCAGCCTCGCTGGAGGGCCAGCTCACCGCCACCGTGCACACCGAAGAGGACGAAGCGGACAAGATCACCGAGCTGGTCGAGGAGCTGACCCGCATGGCCGGCCGCGTGGTGTGCAACGGGTATCCCACCGGCGTGGCCGTCACCCACGCGATGCACCACGGCGGCCCCTATCCGGCCACCACCAACCCGCTGCACACCTCGGTCGGCTCCACAGCCATCCGCCGGTTCCTGCGTCCCGTCGCCTATCAGACGGCCCCGCAGGCCCTGCTGCCCCCCGCCCTGCGCGACGAGAACCCGCTCGACCTGCCTCGGCTGCTCGACGGCGCGTGGACCACGGCGCCGGTCGAGCGTTAG
- a CDS encoding PPOX class F420-dependent oxidoreductase gives MSEVFTDAELEYLHGDRRLGRIATVGPDGTPHVVPTGWTHNSDLDTLDFEGMDLPSTKKFRDVARTGRAAVVIDDVLPPWQPRGVEVRGRAEALTEPSALIRLYPERVVSWGIEDSRMGVRHARTVP, from the coding sequence GTGAGCGAGGTCTTCACCGACGCCGAACTCGAGTACCTGCACGGCGATCGTCGTCTCGGCCGCATCGCCACGGTCGGCCCCGACGGCACCCCGCACGTCGTCCCCACCGGCTGGACGCACAACAGCGACTTGGACACGCTGGACTTCGAGGGCATGGACCTGCCGTCGACGAAGAAGTTCCGGGACGTCGCGCGCACCGGTCGCGCGGCGGTCGTCATCGACGACGTCCTGCCGCCGTGGCAACCGCGGGGCGTCGAGGTGCGCGGCCGCGCCGAGGCGCTGACCGAACCGAGCGCCCTGATCCGCCTGTACCCCGAGCGTGTCGTCTCCTGGGGCATCGAGGACTCGCGCATGGGCGTACGTCACGCCCGCACAGTGCCTTGA
- a CDS encoding LuxR family transcriptional regulator, with amino-acid sequence MGTRLAHLEAAERALAEGDWPAARDAYNAALETVETPEALAGLGEALWWLGEIPAAIERTERAYAAFRRRGEPRAAARAALWLALRHDANLGNSAAAAGWLARARTLVDHHDFEDLRGWVLLYEAETAGPGPGQAAAHRARELAREHGDLALELCATSELGAQLISGGRIGEGKVHLDEAMAGSLAGEGDAPFTVVYASCNTLHSCTACADFERVVQWARAADRFVRRFGCPFLFSRCRTIYGAALVAVGDWVQAEEELVAAVRLTREALPPVHAEALAGLAGLRLEQGREEEAARLVNGLGEHPLAAAVLARIRLQRGDPAGAEALLRPWLTGPAKATLEELAAHELLGEVEIAQGRADRAGERGRVLAEAGERSSCELTFARGARLMARAQAGDDEAVRSGLEHAMAAFARLRIPLEAARTRMELARCLVHDAPESAAAELRHALEAFEGLGAARDADAAAALLRDLGVKVARSAPRGRASLSAREREVLALVAEGLSNPEIAERLYISRRTVEHHVARVLEKLGVRTRGEAIASVARGQPTDAAEP; translated from the coding sequence ATGGGGACCCGCCTGGCCCACCTCGAGGCTGCCGAGCGTGCCCTGGCTGAGGGTGATTGGCCCGCAGCCAGGGATGCGTACAACGCCGCGCTCGAGACCGTTGAGACTCCCGAGGCCCTCGCCGGGCTCGGCGAGGCCCTGTGGTGGCTCGGAGAGATCCCGGCGGCGATCGAGCGCACCGAGCGTGCCTACGCGGCCTTCCGCCGCCGGGGCGAGCCCAGGGCCGCCGCCCGGGCGGCCCTGTGGCTCGCGCTGCGCCACGACGCCAACCTCGGCAACTCCGCCGCGGCCGCCGGCTGGCTCGCACGTGCCAGGACCCTCGTCGACCACCACGACTTCGAGGACCTTCGTGGGTGGGTGTTGTTGTACGAGGCCGAGACCGCCGGTCCGGGGCCAGGCCAGGCCGCCGCGCATCGGGCCCGCGAGCTGGCCCGGGAACACGGGGACCTCGCGCTCGAACTGTGCGCCACCAGCGAGCTCGGAGCCCAGCTCATCTCCGGTGGCCGGATCGGCGAAGGCAAGGTCCACCTCGACGAGGCGATGGCCGGGTCGCTCGCCGGCGAGGGCGACGCGCCGTTCACCGTCGTCTACGCGAGCTGCAACACCCTGCATTCATGCACGGCCTGTGCCGATTTCGAGCGGGTCGTGCAGTGGGCGCGCGCTGCGGATCGCTTCGTCCGGAGGTTCGGTTGCCCCTTCTTGTTCAGCCGGTGCCGCACGATCTACGGGGCGGCCCTCGTCGCGGTCGGTGATTGGGTCCAGGCCGAGGAGGAGCTCGTGGCCGCCGTGCGCCTCACGCGCGAGGCACTGCCGCCGGTGCACGCGGAGGCCCTCGCAGGGCTGGCCGGCCTGCGCCTGGAACAGGGCAGGGAGGAGGAAGCCGCACGCCTCGTCAACGGCCTCGGCGAGCACCCGCTAGCCGCTGCGGTCCTGGCCAGGATCCGCCTCCAGCGCGGTGACCCCGCCGGGGCGGAGGCCCTCCTGCGTCCCTGGCTCACTGGGCCCGCGAAGGCCACCCTTGAGGAGCTGGCAGCCCACGAGCTCTTGGGGGAGGTCGAGATCGCGCAGGGGCGAGCCGACCGGGCCGGCGAGCGCGGCCGGGTGCTCGCCGAGGCCGGCGAGCGATCATCCTGCGAGCTCACGTTTGCCCGTGGCGCGCGGTTGATGGCCCGCGCCCAGGCCGGTGACGACGAGGCGGTCCGGTCCGGGCTCGAGCATGCGATGGCGGCCTTCGCTCGGCTGCGGATCCCGCTGGAGGCTGCGCGGACGCGGATGGAGCTCGCTCGCTGCCTCGTCCACGATGCCCCGGAGTCTGCGGCCGCCGAGCTACGCCACGCTCTCGAGGCCTTCGAGGGACTCGGCGCCGCGCGCGACGCCGATGCCGCCGCGGCGCTGCTTCGCGACCTGGGGGTCAAGGTTGCCCGCTCGGCGCCGCGCGGCCGGGCTTCGTTGAGCGCCCGAGAGCGTGAGGTCCTCGCCCTGGTCGCCGAGGGATTGTCGAACCCCGAGATCGCCGAGCGGCTGTACATCAGCCGCCGCACCGTGGAGCACCACGTCGCCCGCGTCCTTGAGAAGCTCGGCGTGCGTACCCGTGGCGAGGCCATCGCCAGCGTCGCCCGGGGCCAGCCCACCGACGCTGCCGAGCCCTGA
- a CDS encoding iron chaperone yields the protein MRRAVTEVSPQVEEVMRRGVPAFRYLGQPLVSIGAAQRHVALYVMYGRVLQDLAEDLEPYDASRTVVRFPPDEALPDDLIFRILVARKAEIDGASSSPEPATK from the coding sequence ATGCGTCGGGCCGTCACCGAGGTGAGTCCTCAGGTCGAGGAGGTCATGCGCCGCGGCGTCCCCGCCTTCCGCTATCTCGGTCAGCCGTTGGTCAGCATCGGCGCAGCCCAGCGACACGTGGCTCTTTACGTGATGTACGGGCGCGTGCTGCAGGACCTCGCGGAGGATCTGGAGCCCTACGACGCCTCGCGCACCGTCGTTCGGTTCCCACCCGACGAGGCCTTACCGGATGATCTCATCTTCAGGATCCTGGTAGCCCGCAAGGCGGAGATCGATGGCGCGAGCTCCTCGCCCGAGCCCGCAACCAAATGA
- a CDS encoding TetR/AcrR family transcriptional regulator encodes MEPSNARSRRTRGALLGAARAILENEGFDALTMAAVARRAGVTRRAVYLHFSSRAELLANLFGYVAQAEGLADSLERVWQAPDGPTALERWAHHLADYHPRIMAVDRAIQQVEARDPDAAAHRERVSAAQLEGCGRIVAQLADEGCLAAGWTRRTATDFLFALISTDMFERLLFRGWSSSELSEHLAGLLRATFVDADTTGFELTSPQSPT; translated from the coding sequence GTGGAACCCAGCAACGCGCGCAGTCGCCGCACTCGCGGTGCCCTGTTGGGCGCGGCCCGTGCCATCCTCGAGAACGAGGGATTCGACGCGTTGACGATGGCCGCCGTCGCCCGACGAGCGGGCGTGACCCGACGCGCGGTGTACCTGCACTTCTCGTCGCGGGCGGAGCTGCTCGCCAACCTGTTCGGGTACGTGGCGCAGGCCGAGGGACTCGCGGACTCCCTCGAGCGGGTCTGGCAGGCGCCCGACGGGCCGACGGCGCTTGAGCGGTGGGCGCACCACCTGGCCGACTATCATCCGCGGATCATGGCAGTCGACCGCGCGATCCAGCAGGTCGAGGCACGGGATCCGGACGCGGCCGCCCACCGCGAGCGCGTGTCGGCGGCTCAGCTCGAGGGCTGCGGAAGGATCGTGGCGCAGTTGGCCGACGAGGGATGCCTCGCTGCGGGCTGGACGCGGCGCACGGCCACCGACTTCCTGTTCGCGCTCATCTCGACCGATATGTTCGAGCGCTTGCTCTTCCGGGGGTGGTCGTCCTCGGAGCTCTCCGAGCACCTCGCCGGGTTGCTGCGCGCCACGTTCGTCGACGCGGACACAACGGGGTTCGAGCTGACCTCGCCGCAGTCGCCGACGTGA
- a CDS encoding SDR family oxidoreductase, whose protein sequence is MHDGPSDRVRPVLVTGGTGTLGRHVVARLRARGHEVRVLSRQGRTGRTDLDRGGAGLEVVRGDLATGEGIDAAVAGTGVIVHCAGSAKGDEEKARHLVRAAVGAGAQHLVFISVVGADRIPATAGLDRAMFGYYASQLAAERVVADSGLPWTTLRASQFHDLILATVRQMSRLPAIPVPSGFRFQPVEAGEVAGRLTDLALAPPAGHVPDMAGPQIHELGDLARGYLRAHRTRRPIVPVRIPGRAARAFRDGANLAPDRAVGELTWEAFLAARHRESSDPALRTP, encoded by the coding sequence ATGCACGATGGCCCGAGCGACCGGGTGCGTCCCGTTCTGGTCACTGGCGGTACGGGGACCCTGGGCCGTCACGTCGTCGCGCGGTTGCGCGCCCGGGGCCACGAAGTACGCGTGCTTAGCCGTCAAGGCCGCACCGGCCGTACCGACCTCGACCGAGGCGGAGCGGGCCTCGAGGTTGTCAGGGGCGACCTGGCCACCGGCGAGGGCATCGATGCCGCGGTGGCCGGCACCGGGGTCATCGTGCACTGCGCGGGCAGCGCCAAGGGCGACGAGGAGAAGGCGCGGCATCTGGTGCGGGCCGCGGTAGGGGCAGGCGCTCAGCACCTGGTGTTCATCTCGGTCGTCGGGGCGGACCGTATCCCCGCCACCGCCGGCCTCGACCGGGCGATGTTCGGGTACTACGCATCGCAGCTCGCCGCCGAGCGGGTGGTGGCCGACTCGGGACTGCCCTGGACGACGCTGCGCGCCAGCCAGTTCCACGACCTGATCCTCGCGACCGTCCGCCAGATGAGCCGGCTACCGGCCATCCCGGTGCCGTCCGGGTTCCGGTTCCAACCGGTCGAGGCCGGCGAGGTGGCCGGTCGGCTCACCGACCTGGCGCTCGCGCCCCCGGCCGGACACGTGCCCGACATGGCCGGTCCACAGATCCACGAGCTGGGAGATCTGGCCCGCGGCTACCTACGGGCTCACCGTACACGGCGCCCGATCGTGCCGGTGCGCATTCCGGGACGGGCCGCCCGCGCCTTTCGAGACGGGGCCAACCTCGCCCCGGACCGGGCGGTCGGCGAGCTGACCTGGGAGGCCTTCCTGGCCGCACGGCACCGCGAGTCCAGCGACCCCGCCCTGCGCACCCCGTAG
- a CDS encoding LLM class F420-dependent oxidoreductase has product MRLGLHYVSFSGPPDPPKIAPTLAETARTAEDAGFSAFTVMDHYFQMDIEDWLTAEEPMLEAYTTLGYLGAVTERLTLGTLVTGVMYRYPGLLAKIATTLDVLSEGRCRFAIGASWYEREKRGLGVPVVPMRERFERLEETLQICLQMWSDDDGPYEGRHYQLAETMCVPQPVSRPHPPIMVGGGGERRTLRLVARYADACNLFGAEPEELARKLGVLRAHCEAEGRRYEEIDKTVLELGSPLDDPDAFVATLERYAELGVTEVLTVPDRPPVQFAEQMGELVVPRVAAIR; this is encoded by the coding sequence ATGAGACTCGGCTTACACTACGTGTCGTTCTCCGGTCCGCCCGATCCCCCGAAGATCGCGCCGACGCTCGCCGAGACCGCACGCACGGCCGAAGACGCCGGCTTCTCGGCGTTCACGGTGATGGATCACTACTTCCAGATGGACATCGAGGATTGGCTCACCGCCGAGGAGCCCATGCTCGAGGCCTACACGACCCTCGGTTACCTGGGGGCGGTGACCGAGCGCCTGACGCTCGGGACGCTCGTGACCGGGGTCATGTACCGCTATCCGGGCCTGCTCGCGAAGATCGCGACCACGCTGGACGTGCTGTCCGAGGGTCGCTGCCGGTTCGCCATCGGCGCATCCTGGTACGAGCGCGAGAAGCGTGGTCTCGGTGTGCCGGTCGTGCCGATGCGTGAACGGTTCGAGCGGCTGGAGGAGACGCTGCAGATCTGCCTGCAGATGTGGAGCGACGACGACGGGCCCTACGAGGGTCGCCACTACCAGCTCGCCGAGACGATGTGCGTGCCCCAGCCGGTGAGCCGGCCGCATCCACCGATCATGGTCGGGGGTGGTGGGGAGCGCCGAACCCTGCGGCTCGTCGCCCGCTACGCCGACGCGTGCAACCTGTTCGGCGCGGAGCCCGAGGAGCTCGCGCGCAAGCTCGGCGTGTTGCGGGCCCACTGCGAGGCCGAGGGCCGTCGCTACGAGGAGATCGACAAGACCGTGCTCGAGCTCGGTTCCCCGCTCGACGATCCGGACGCGTTCGTGGCGACGCTGGAGCGTTACGCCGAGCTGGGGGTAACCGAGGTCCTGACCGTGCCGGACCGGCCACCGGTCCAGTTCGCCGAGCAGATGGGCGAGCTCGTCGTCCCGAGGGTCGCCGCGATCCGGTGA